In a single window of the Synechococcus sp. MW101C3 genome:
- a CDS encoding DUF2811 domain-containing protein: protein MRSSEAASGSGRSEAYPGEAGVAAESRVSLEAEIPELLFDGMRDFIRSHPHWDQYQLVSSALASFLFQNGCTDGCVTQHYLNGLFMRNQPPEGRLV, encoded by the coding sequence ATGCGCAGCAGCGAGGCCGCCAGTGGCTCAGGACGGAGTGAGGCCTATCCAGGCGAAGCCGGGGTGGCTGCAGAAAGCCGCGTGAGTCTTGAGGCGGAGATCCCTGAGCTGCTGTTCGACGGCATGCGCGACTTCATCCGCAGCCATCCCCACTGGGACCAGTACCAGCTGGTCAGTTCAGCCCTGGCCAGCTTCCTGTTCCAGAACGGCTGCACCGACGGCTGCGTCACCCAGCATTACCTCAACGGTCTGTTCATGCGCAACCAGCCGCCCGAAGGCCGCCTCGTCTGA
- a CDS encoding CbiX/SirB N-terminal domain-containing protein has protein sequence MAPLPAQLLAGASANGKLGVMVCGHGSRNRLAVEEFAQLAIGLQQRLPHLPVAYGYLEFARPILRDGLDQLRQQGVEHVLAVPGMLFAAGHAKNDIPSVLNTYAAESGLRIDYGRELGVDRKMIEAAGARIRGALQEADAAAAAAGEPAVPLHDTLLVVVGRGSSDPDANSNVSKVTRMLVEGFGFGWGETLYSGVTFPLVEPGLRHVVKLGFRRIVVFPYFLFSGVLVSRIRLHSERVAADHPAVDFVQAPYLGDHPLVIDTFHERVEEVVRGDTQMNCSLCKYRAQVLGFEAEVGDPQRSHHHHVEGLIESCTLCERECTGACQPDGVPIPLGSGQGHSHSYSHSQGEGPAEAPGPAHSHVHGPEQTEHGPVHDHAHHQGQPHDHSHTRYPHADHPLGPRSLTTAPPAKGDPAVSPTPGTQEIHGA, from the coding sequence ATGGCTCCTCTTCCAGCGCAACTTCTGGCGGGAGCCTCTGCCAACGGCAAGCTCGGCGTGATGGTGTGCGGCCATGGCAGCCGCAACCGTCTGGCCGTCGAGGAATTCGCCCAGCTTGCGATCGGGCTGCAACAACGCCTGCCCCATCTGCCGGTGGCCTACGGCTACCTGGAATTCGCCCGGCCAATCCTGCGCGACGGCCTCGATCAGCTGCGCCAGCAGGGCGTGGAGCATGTGCTGGCCGTGCCGGGAATGCTGTTCGCCGCCGGCCACGCCAAGAACGACATTCCCTCGGTTCTGAACACCTATGCGGCCGAATCCGGTCTGCGCATTGATTACGGCCGCGAGCTGGGTGTCGACCGCAAGATGATCGAGGCGGCGGGTGCCCGCATCCGTGGCGCGCTGCAGGAGGCGGATGCCGCCGCTGCTGCCGCCGGTGAGCCAGCGGTGCCGCTGCACGACACCCTCTTGGTGGTGGTGGGACGCGGCTCTTCCGATCCCGATGCCAACTCCAACGTCAGCAAGGTGACCCGCATGCTGGTGGAGGGGTTCGGGTTCGGCTGGGGCGAAACGCTCTACTCCGGTGTCACGTTTCCGCTGGTGGAACCGGGGCTGCGCCATGTGGTGAAGCTGGGCTTTCGCCGCATCGTGGTGTTCCCCTACTTTCTTTTTTCCGGCGTACTGGTGAGCCGCATCCGGCTGCACAGTGAGCGTGTGGCGGCAGATCATCCCGCCGTGGACTTCGTGCAGGCTCCTTATCTCGGTGACCATCCACTGGTGATCGACACCTTCCATGAACGTGTGGAAGAAGTGGTGCGCGGGGACACCCAGATGAACTGTTCGCTCTGTAAGTACCGGGCGCAGGTGCTGGGCTTCGAAGCGGAGGTGGGTGATCCGCAGCGGAGTCACCACCACCATGTCGAGGGGTTGATCGAATCCTGCACATTGTGCGAACGCGAATGCACCGGCGCCTGCCAGCCCGATGGGGTGCCGATTCCCCTGGGCAGCGGGCAGGGCCACAGCCATAGCTACAGCCACAGCCAAGGAGAAGGACCCGCAGAGGCCCCCGGGCCGGCCCACAGCCACGTGCACGGCCCGGAGCAGACGGAGCATGGCCCCGTCCACGACCACGCGCATCACCAGGGTCAGCCCCACGACCACAGCCACACCCGTTACCCCCACGCTGACCACCCGCTCGGGCCTCGCAGCCTGACGACAGCACCCCCAGCCAAGGGAGACCCAGCCGTCTCGCCGACCCCCGGGACTCAAGAGATCCACGGGGCATAA
- a CDS encoding SemiSWEET family sugar transporter, translating to MTATSTTLLGYGAAALTTLSFFPQAIKTLRSGDTSGISLRMYTLFTAGICCWLLYGLITRDGPLIAANAITLLPASVVLERKLQGLRRCRPSGRGSGKGSADDASASTPARTP from the coding sequence ATGACTGCCACCTCCACCACCTTGCTGGGGTATGGCGCGGCGGCGCTCACCACCTTGAGCTTTTTCCCCCAGGCGATCAAAACCCTGCGCAGTGGCGACACCAGTGGCATCTCCCTGCGCATGTACACGCTGTTCACCGCAGGCATCTGCTGCTGGCTGCTCTATGGCCTGATCACCCGCGACGGGCCCCTGATCGCCGCCAACGCCATCACCCTGCTGCCGGCCTCGGTGGTGCTTGAGCGCAAGCTGCAGGGGCTCAGGCGCTGTAGGCCTTCCGGGCGGGGATCGGGTAAGGGATCCGCCGATGACGCATCCGCTTCCACACCCGCACGAACGCCCTGA
- a CDS encoding HDIG domain-containing metalloprotein — protein sequence MTTSEVESVLLRRRIQRLWQRWLRQESPCQALCPWRRRDWLAVALVCVLVAGVSSWPWLVEPSLRPGIPAPQSTRAPEAATVVDSDALEQRRFQLGSRTHVQVVDPQADRELQQRLERQLRELELVAASPQNRVGPLNLNPVEQAWLISLTPQQLAQWQQALRLAQRRMLSQGIVSSIAKSQLQAAAALQLAPLAEPGLGLGSRLLAVNLQGRTNLRTDAGLTQGLIEELLTQQGIPRITVEKGELITRQGEPISPQAYDVLDYFGMVNRRPLLRAWLGHAFEAFAGSAVMVLLLRRWRASLEPRHALLALGTLLVVQGCKLWLGNTASPLALLVPPTLLLAQALGTGAGLAWLAVASLLWPQPLDGFNEQRLLVAALVAVVAAVLAGRQRSRAQLVQLALVLPVGALALQWLVLQVSYRLPNSARVTPSGAELVGEALLMGGLLMGGLLLGPLVESFFGLLTRARLLELADLERPLLRRLSMEAPGTFEHTLMICGLAEEGARAIQADVDMIRTGALYHDVGKLHAPQWFIENQSEGANPHETLNDPFASAAILQAHVDEGLKLARKYRLPRPLADFIPEHQGTLRMGYFFHQAREQDPDVPEQRFRYRGPTPQSRETGILMLADGCEAALRSLPPGTSEQEACAMVRRIIEARLSDGQLKDSGLSRGELELVIRAFVRVWKRMRHRRIPYPIPARKAYSA from the coding sequence TTGACCACTTCGGAGGTGGAGAGTGTGCTGCTGCGTCGGCGCATCCAGAGGCTCTGGCAGCGATGGCTCCGGCAGGAATCGCCATGCCAGGCGCTCTGTCCATGGCGCCGACGCGACTGGCTGGCCGTGGCTCTGGTGTGCGTGCTGGTGGCGGGGGTGTCGAGCTGGCCCTGGCTGGTGGAACCGAGCCTGAGGCCGGGAATCCCGGCCCCGCAGAGCACCCGGGCACCGGAAGCCGCCACAGTCGTGGACAGCGACGCCCTGGAGCAGCGGCGTTTTCAGCTGGGCAGCCGCACCCACGTGCAGGTGGTGGATCCCCAGGCCGATCGGGAGCTGCAGCAGCGCCTGGAGCGGCAACTGCGGGAGCTGGAGTTGGTGGCGGCCTCCCCCCAGAACCGGGTGGGGCCGCTCAATCTGAACCCGGTGGAGCAGGCGTGGCTGATCAGCCTCACGCCGCAGCAACTGGCGCAATGGCAGCAGGCGCTGCGGCTGGCCCAGCGGCGCATGCTCAGCCAGGGCATCGTGAGCAGCATCGCCAAGAGCCAGCTACAGGCGGCCGCCGCCCTGCAGCTGGCGCCGCTGGCGGAGCCGGGCCTGGGCCTGGGCAGCCGGCTGCTGGCGGTGAACCTGCAGGGCCGCACCAACCTGCGCACCGATGCCGGCCTCACCCAGGGCTTGATCGAGGAACTGCTCACCCAGCAGGGCATTCCGCGCATCACCGTGGAAAAAGGAGAACTGATCACCCGCCAGGGGGAACCGATCAGCCCGCAGGCCTACGACGTGCTCGATTACTTCGGCATGGTGAACCGGAGGCCCCTGCTACGGGCCTGGCTGGGCCATGCCTTCGAAGCCTTCGCCGGCAGTGCGGTGATGGTGCTGCTGCTGCGGCGCTGGCGCGCGAGCCTGGAGCCCCGCCATGCGCTGCTGGCCCTGGGGACCCTGCTGGTGGTGCAGGGCTGCAAATTGTGGCTCGGCAACACCGCCAGCCCGCTGGCGCTGCTGGTGCCCCCCACCCTGCTGCTGGCCCAGGCTCTGGGCACTGGCGCTGGCCTGGCCTGGCTGGCGGTGGCCAGCCTGCTGTGGCCCCAACCCCTCGATGGCTTCAACGAGCAGCGCCTGCTGGTGGCCGCCCTGGTGGCAGTGGTGGCGGCGGTGCTGGCAGGCCGGCAGCGCAGCCGCGCCCAGCTGGTGCAGCTGGCGCTTGTGCTGCCGGTTGGGGCCCTGGCCCTGCAATGGCTGGTGCTGCAGGTGTCGTATCGGTTGCCCAACAGCGCACGGGTGACGCCCAGCGGCGCAGAGCTGGTGGGAGAGGCGCTGCTGATGGGTGGCCTGCTGATGGGCGGCCTGCTGCTGGGACCGCTCGTCGAGAGTTTCTTCGGGCTGCTCACGCGCGCGCGGCTGCTGGAGCTGGCCGACCTGGAGCGCCCCCTGTTGCGGCGGCTGTCGATGGAAGCGCCGGGCACCTTCGAGCACACCTTGATGATCTGCGGGCTGGCCGAGGAGGGCGCCCGGGCGATCCAGGCGGACGTCGACATGATCCGCACCGGCGCCCTGTATCACGACGTCGGCAAGTTGCACGCGCCGCAATGGTTCATCGAAAACCAATCGGAGGGTGCCAACCCTCACGAAACCCTCAACGACCCCTTCGCCAGCGCCGCGATCCTGCAGGCTCACGTGGACGAGGGGCTCAAGCTGGCCCGCAAATACCGCCTGCCGCGGCCGCTGGCCGATTTCATCCCCGAGCACCAGGGGACTCTGAGAATGGGCTACTTCTTCCATCAAGCCCGGGAGCAGGATCCCGATGTGCCCGAGCAGCGCTTCCGCTACCGCGGGCCCACGCCCCAGAGCCGCGAAACGGGAATCCTGATGCTGGCCGATGGTTGCGAGGCCGCGCTGCGCTCGCTGCCGCCCGGCACCTCGGAGCAGGAGGCCTGCGCCATGGTGCGCCGGATCATCGAAGCGCGCCTCAGCGATGGCCAGCTCAAGGACAGCGGCCTGAGTCGGGGCGAACTGGAACTGGTGATCAGGGCGTTCGTGCGGGTGTGGAAGCGGATGCGTCATCGGCGGATCCCTTACCCGATCCCCGCCCGGAAGGCCTACAGCGCCTGA
- the folD gene encoding bifunctional methylenetetrahydrofolate dehydrogenase/methenyltetrahydrofolate cyclohydrolase FolD — protein MAKLLDGRQLAKDVEQRLQQVVTAGLERAGRPPGLAVLRVGDDPASGVYVANKEKASARVGIASHGAHLPADSSAATVLAEIQRLNSDPAVDGILLQLPLPPGLAEGPLLNAIDPAKDADGLHPCNLGRLLKGEPGPRSCTPAGVMALLARAQVPLEGARAVVVGRSILVGQPMALMLQAANATVTVAHSRSRDLAALCREADVLVVAAGRPRLIGAEHVKPGAVVVDVGIHRLPPSAAEGPGGRGGLCGDVRFEEVEPLAAAITPVPGGVGPMTVTMLLVNTVASWRATFAPALAVDGAGAPAEDPLADLLP, from the coding sequence ATGGCGAAGCTCCTCGATGGGCGGCAACTGGCGAAGGACGTGGAGCAGCGCCTGCAGCAGGTGGTGACGGCGGGCCTGGAGCGGGCCGGTAGGCCGCCGGGGCTGGCCGTGCTGCGTGTCGGTGATGATCCGGCCAGCGGCGTCTATGTGGCCAACAAGGAGAAGGCCTCGGCCCGGGTGGGCATCGCCAGCCACGGCGCCCACCTGCCTGCCGACAGCAGCGCCGCCACGGTGCTCGCCGAAATTCAACGTCTTAATTCCGATCCCGCTGTCGACGGCATCCTGCTGCAGTTGCCCCTGCCGCCGGGGCTGGCGGAGGGGCCGCTCCTCAATGCGATCGACCCGGCCAAGGATGCCGACGGCCTGCACCCTTGCAACCTGGGTCGCCTGCTCAAGGGGGAACCCGGTCCGCGCAGCTGTACCCCCGCCGGCGTGATGGCCCTGCTGGCGCGCGCCCAGGTGCCGTTGGAGGGGGCCCGCGCCGTGGTGGTGGGGCGCAGCATCCTGGTGGGCCAGCCGATGGCGCTGATGCTGCAGGCCGCCAATGCCACGGTCACCGTGGCTCACTCGCGGAGCCGCGATCTGGCGGCGCTGTGCCGCGAGGCGGATGTGCTGGTGGTGGCGGCCGGTCGGCCGCGGCTGATCGGTGCCGAGCACGTGAAACCCGGAGCGGTGGTGGTGGATGTGGGCATCCACCGGCTGCCGCCGTCAGCGGCTGAGGGGCCCGGCGGCCGTGGCGGGCTCTGCGGCGATGTGCGCTTTGAGGAGGTGGAGCCGCTGGCGGCGGCGATCACGCCGGTGCCCGGTGGTGTGGGGCCCATGACCGTGACGATGCTCCTGGTCAACACGGTGGCCAGCTGGCGGGCGACCTTCGCCCCAGCGCTCGCTGTGGATGGGGCTGGAGCTCCGGCGGAAGATCCGCTCGCCGATCTGTTGCCATAG
- the crtE gene encoding geranylgeranyl diphosphate synthase CrtE yields MAVAVSTDFDFAAYLEASRQRVEQALDAALGPERPESLREAMRYSLLAGGKRLRPILCLASCELAGGTSALALPTAVALEMIHTMSLIHDDLPAMDNDDLRRGRPTNHKVFGEANAILAGDALLTRAFEMVALRSPGVAPERLLRVLGELSLAAGAPGLVGGQVVDLESEGRQVDLDTLEYIHLHKTGALLQASVLTGALIAGAEDDLLDALRTYSRGIGLAFQIIDDILDLTASSAVLGKTAGKDLAADKTTYPKLLGLEESRRRADVLVRESKEALQPWLAQAGPLVALADYITSRDR; encoded by the coding sequence ATGGCCGTGGCGGTGAGCACGGATTTCGATTTCGCGGCCTACCTGGAGGCGTCCCGCCAGCGCGTGGAGCAGGCCCTCGATGCTGCCCTCGGCCCGGAGCGGCCCGAGTCATTGCGGGAGGCGATGCGCTACTCGCTGCTGGCGGGGGGCAAACGGCTGCGGCCGATCCTCTGCCTAGCGAGCTGCGAACTGGCGGGAGGCACCAGTGCCCTGGCGCTTCCCACCGCGGTGGCACTGGAGATGATCCACACCATGTCGCTGATCCATGACGACCTGCCCGCCATGGACAACGACGACCTGCGCCGCGGACGCCCCACCAACCACAAGGTGTTCGGAGAAGCCAATGCCATCCTTGCCGGCGACGCCCTGCTGACCCGTGCCTTCGAGATGGTGGCGCTGCGCAGCCCCGGCGTGGCCCCCGAACGGCTGCTGCGGGTGCTGGGTGAGCTGTCGCTGGCGGCCGGCGCCCCCGGGCTGGTGGGCGGCCAGGTGGTGGATCTGGAGTCCGAGGGCCGCCAGGTGGATCTCGACACGCTCGAATACATCCACCTGCACAAAACCGGCGCCCTGCTGCAGGCCAGTGTGCTAACCGGCGCCCTGATCGCCGGCGCCGAGGACGATCTGCTGGACGCCCTGCGGACCTATTCCCGCGGCATCGGTCTGGCCTTCCAGATCATCGACGACATCCTGGACCTCACCGCCAGCAGTGCCGTGCTGGGCAAGACGGCCGGCAAGGATCTGGCCGCCGACAAGACCACCTACCCGAAGCTGCTGGGGCTGGAGGAGTCGCGTCGCCGTGCCGATGTCCTGGTGCGGGAGTCCAAGGAGGCACTTCAGCCCTGGTTGGCCCAGGCCGGCCCGCTGGTGGCCCTGGCCGACTACATCACCAGCCGCGATCGATGA